The following nucleotide sequence is from Anopheles stephensi strain Indian chromosome 3, UCI_ANSTEP_V1.0, whole genome shotgun sequence.
AAGACTCCTGTTAAGCTAAGACCTTATCAGTTAGCTATTTATCAAGGCACTCAGCTTATCACAGTTCCGTCCCGCGCAATGAACCATTAGATACGAAGGTATTTATTGTTTAGAACACACCTCTTGTTTACCATGTCCCAATTCGCCACAGTTTCTGCTTTTTCCGCACTGGAACCACACCTCAAAAGTTCCAGAACAAAATCTCATTCCTATATGTATACACTTTTTCGTTCGACCAGTAACACTCAGTCTGTTCCGTTCGATCGCACAATGTCGCTAAAATCTCTACAACTTACCGCGCTGCTAGCTGCGCTACTCGTCCCGTTCGCCGCGACCGACGATCCGCCGGCGAACGTCACGGACAGTGCCGACGATGACTCCAACATGATCGTGGGCGGTGCTAAGGTGAACATCGAGGAGGTCCCATATCAGGTGGCGCTGTTTCGCGGAGATAGTTTAAACTGCGGTGGAACCATCATAGGACCACGGTGGATCCTCTCGTCCTACCATTGCGTGCAGGATCTCGATCCAGCCAACCACGCCGTGGTGGTCGGTACCGACAAACCGTGGCAGGGCGCACGGATTCCGGTGAAAAACATCGTCGTACCGTCGGAGCTGTTCGATGGTGCTCTGTACGATGTAGCGATGCTGCAGCTGGCCCAAAGTTTGCACTACGACGAAACGGTGCAGTGTCTTAGGCTGCTACGGTCGCCGGATGCACTTGTGCCGGGGAAGCCGGCCACCATATCGGGATTTGGTGCAACGCGTGAAAACAATCTTGATTCGCCGTTGAAGGCGGCCACCGTTAGCTTGCTGGCGGTGGACAAGTGCGCCAAAGCTTACCCGGACCTAATGCAGGAGCAGATGATCTGTGCCGGGTTCGAGAAGGGCGGGGTGGACAGTTGCCAGGGTGATTCGGGTGGACCGCTCGTGGTGGATGGGAAGCTGGCAGGGATCGTTTTCTTCGGACGTGGCTGTGCCAGGCCGAACTCACCCGGGGTGTATATGTCTGTGCCGTTTTTCTACGATTGGATCATGAACGTTGCGCGCAGTCAGAAACTCCGGGACGATAGGAAGATTTGTGGAGAGTTCACCGAAAATTATACATAGGACAGACATGCTAGGAGATATTCTTCGAGATGTATCGTTTGGAGTTCTTCAGAATGTTCCCTGAGGTCCGTTTTAGCTCTGTAAGGTAATTTAGTACTAAGAACTAGAAAATAAAGGTTATGTATTCTATGCGAAAAAAGCATGTTAGCTATGTAAAAAGGCCGCTTTCATCACATCCTCGTCCGCGTAAAGCATCTTCCTTCTAAGAACGTTTCTTTCCCACGAATCCTGATCACCGGATCACGTCTTTGAAGTAGATAAATAACCGTTAAAACTTTGCCTAACATTCCATgaaattatcataaattaatcaaaaactTTTACCTCTTCCCAGCTTGCGtcattttttcttgttcctAAGCAAGATTTTAAGGCTCTTTTTTAGACCTTCGAACCCATCGTACGCGTTATCCTTCCTAATCGCTCAACATCCATGGGCAACAACTTGCTACCTGACCGTTACATAAATTATCATCCTCATAGTCCCGGTCCCGGTGCTTTACGGTGAAGTTGTGGAGCAACTATTTCCTACTTCCTGCAACAGTTGCCTCATGTGACCGATTCCAGCAGGATGAGAgtgtcctgttttttttcctctctctctcgttggaGTGCCAtgcattattgtcatcgaGAGCAACTCACaatcagcaacaaaaaaatctagaTGACACAAGGTGCCTTGTCATGCAGATTAATTATTCGGGATAGGGGGACGCACCAAACATGTCCTTGCAGCATCCCTCTCGCTGGTATACATCAGGATCACCGAAGCCACAGGTAAACATTGGTTTCGGTTGGCCCATCCCggagatttttttgtgtgagtgtgtgctattcggcaaccccttttttcccgcaTCCGATGCACTTGGAAGGTTTCATCCGGCCTTCCGGACTCGTGTTTGCGGAAGGTGGTTTTTTGGACGATCACAACTTGCAAAATAAAGCAGATaactataaataaaacattttccgGGCATAAAGAGCGATCTGTAGGAGATAGGATCGGAAGCATACATCCATCAAACGTGTGCAGCCTTTTTGACAAAGTGCGATCCTTGCGcgattagtgtgtgtgtgttttgggtttTGCTCAATTTCGAGTTGGACCTGAACATCCGAAACGAGTTTCCCGAGGTCCTGGTtaggtgttgttgtttttttttttcctttttccaatctgtTTGGTTTGTAGAACCAAACCAGCGGAGCGAAAACTGGGAACAGGAATTCTGGTTTCTGTTCAAGGTCCTTCTGCACACGGGCTCGGAAATCAGGTCCC
It contains:
- the LOC118509198 gene encoding trypsin 3A1-like; its protein translation is MSLKSLQLTALLAALLVPFAATDDPPANVTDSADDDSNMIVGGAKVNIEEVPYQVALFRGDSLNCGGTIIGPRWILSSYHCVQDLDPANHAVVVGTDKPWQGARIPVKNIVVPSELFDGALYDVAMLQLAQSLHYDETVQCLRLLRSPDALVPGKPATISGFGATRENNLDSPLKAATVSLLAVDKCAKAYPDLMQEQMICAGFEKGGVDSCQGDSGGPLVVDGKLAGIVFFGRGCARPNSPGVYMSVPFFYDWIMNVARSQKLRDDRKICGEFTENYT